A window of the Branchiibius hedensis genome harbors these coding sequences:
- a CDS encoding SRPBCC family protein — protein MVTTERTFRVNVPVERARAYLRDFANAIDWDPGTVSCVQQDDGPIAQGTKWDNVSEVFGRKTDLTYELTRDDPQRIIFKGTNKTATSIDDITLTEIGDGALDLRYRSEVTFNGIAKVASPFLKIAFAKIAAQMEREMPGIIEQKA, from the coding sequence ATGGTCACCACCGAGCGCACCTTCCGCGTCAATGTCCCGGTCGAGCGAGCCCGTGCCTACCTGCGCGATTTCGCCAACGCGATCGACTGGGACCCGGGCACGGTGTCCTGCGTCCAGCAGGACGACGGTCCGATCGCGCAGGGCACCAAATGGGACAACGTGTCGGAGGTGTTCGGCCGCAAGACCGATCTGACCTACGAGCTGACCCGCGACGATCCGCAGCGGATCATCTTCAAGGGGACGAACAAGACAGCCACGTCGATCGATGACATCACCCTCACCGAGATCGGCGACGGTGCGCTCGATCTGCGGTACCGCTCGGAGGTCACCTTCAACGGCATCGCGAAGGTGGCCAGTCCGTTCCTGAAGATCGCTTTCGCCAAGATCGCCGCGCAGATGGAGCGCGAGATGCCCGGGATCATCGAGCAGAAGGCGTAA
- a CDS encoding bile acid:sodium symporter family protein, whose amino-acid sequence MGWLKKIGIDGFVLSILLAVVVASVFPASEAFAPSLDKIVAIAIGLLFFLYGARLHPREALDGLAHWRLHLLILSFTFVVFPLVGVAMRALSPWLLSAPLYTGVLYLTLVPSTVQSSIAFTSIARGNVAGAIVSASASNLLGVFLTPLLVVVMVAVGLMGVDGDIQITGSAVVDIVVQLLLPFILGMLARPLIGGWVKKNAAWLKYVDRISILLVVYSAFSEGVREGIWGKVAVWQIVVLVVLSVLLVLFMLWLTRWSAQRLGFSRADMIAIQFCGTKKSLASGLPMAAVLFSAGTVGLIVLPLMIFHQIQLMMCSWLAGRYAREPVADAPSPA is encoded by the coding sequence GTGGGGTGGCTGAAAAAGATCGGTATTGACGGGTTCGTACTGTCCATTTTGCTGGCCGTCGTGGTCGCCTCGGTCTTCCCGGCGAGCGAGGCCTTCGCCCCCAGCCTGGACAAGATCGTCGCCATCGCGATCGGCCTGCTCTTCTTCCTGTACGGCGCTCGGCTGCACCCGCGCGAAGCCCTCGACGGCCTGGCGCACTGGCGACTGCACCTGCTGATCCTGTCCTTCACCTTCGTGGTGTTTCCGCTGGTCGGGGTGGCGATGCGGGCCTTGTCGCCGTGGTTGCTGTCGGCTCCGCTCTACACCGGCGTGCTCTACCTGACCCTGGTGCCCTCCACCGTGCAGTCCTCGATCGCGTTCACCTCGATCGCCCGCGGCAACGTCGCCGGCGCGATCGTCAGCGCCTCCGCGTCCAACCTGCTGGGGGTCTTTCTCACCCCGCTGCTGGTCGTGGTGATGGTCGCGGTAGGGCTGATGGGCGTTGACGGCGACATCCAGATCACCGGCAGCGCCGTCGTCGACATCGTCGTCCAGTTGCTGTTGCCGTTCATCCTCGGCATGCTCGCCCGGCCGTTGATCGGCGGCTGGGTGAAGAAGAACGCCGCGTGGCTGAAGTACGTCGACCGGATCTCCATCCTGCTGGTGGTCTACTCGGCGTTCAGCGAGGGCGTCCGCGAAGGGATCTGGGGCAAGGTCGCCGTCTGGCAGATCGTGGTCCTGGTGGTGCTGTCGGTGCTCCTGGTCCTGTTCATGTTGTGGCTGACCCGGTGGTCGGCGCAGCGGCTCGGGTTCAGCCGCGCGGACATGATCGCCATCCAGTTCTGTGGGACCAAGAAGTCGCTGGCCAGCGGTCTGCCGATGGCCGCGGTGTTGTTCTCCGCAGGCACGGTCGGGTTGATCGTGCTGCCGCTGATGATCTTCCACCAGATCCAGTTGATGATGTGCTCCTGGTTGGCCGGTCGCTACGCCCGCGAACCTGTTGCCGACGCGCCGAGCCCGGCATGA
- a CDS encoding efflux RND transporter periplasmic adaptor subunit → MTQHPGRVRRRAIAGAVAVVVAGGAGVGWWATHRSDNQTQAAAQTTTTLQAATVGTVSQTLTISGTFAPAQEADLDFASSGTVTAVNVAVGDKVTKGQVLATIDDTDLAASLASAKSTLSSAQENLESVEDSGTSTQIAAAKATVASDESKVTQAQKALAAASMTAPFSGTIATVNIAAGDTSGSSSSSGAAGSAGGGSGGAGGDGASGSSSSSSSAIVLVDTSSWTVNANVSSADLAQLAKGQSTQVSISTASSSSGNSRGGFPGFGGGGGFGGSSGGSGSSGSGSSSSGSSSTGSGSTGTTTGTALPGTIQSVGIVGTTSTGSTATFPVVVKVSGTESGIYVGTSASVVVTTKSVNNVLTVPTTAISTSNGKSVVTVSKNGSTQQVAISTGSVYGTRTQVLSGVAAGEMVQVTSRGPGAFGGARAGGTAAPAAEAP, encoded by the coding sequence ATGACACAGCACCCGGGACGCGTACGTCGCCGGGCGATCGCGGGAGCCGTTGCCGTGGTCGTCGCCGGCGGCGCAGGGGTCGGCTGGTGGGCTACCCACCGCAGCGACAACCAAACTCAGGCCGCAGCACAGACCACGACCACCTTGCAAGCGGCGACCGTCGGAACGGTGAGCCAGACCCTCACGATCTCGGGAACGTTCGCACCGGCGCAGGAAGCGGATCTGGACTTCGCCAGTTCCGGAACGGTCACCGCGGTCAACGTGGCCGTCGGGGACAAGGTGACCAAGGGTCAGGTCCTGGCCACGATCGACGACACCGATCTGGCCGCATCGCTGGCATCCGCCAAGTCCACCCTGTCCAGCGCGCAGGAGAACCTCGAATCCGTCGAGGACAGTGGGACATCCACTCAGATCGCAGCCGCGAAAGCCACGGTGGCATCCGACGAGAGCAAGGTCACCCAGGCGCAGAAGGCGCTTGCCGCCGCGTCGATGACCGCACCCTTCAGCGGCACGATCGCGACGGTCAACATCGCCGCCGGGGACACCTCGGGTAGTAGCTCGAGTAGTGGCGCGGCTGGTAGTGCGGGCGGCGGCTCCGGCGGGGCAGGTGGCGACGGCGCGTCAGGCTCCTCGTCCTCTTCCTCATCGGCCATCGTCCTGGTCGACACCTCGTCATGGACGGTGAATGCCAACGTCAGCTCGGCCGACCTGGCCCAACTGGCCAAGGGTCAGAGCACACAGGTCAGTATCTCGACCGCCAGTAGTTCTTCTGGCAACTCCCGAGGAGGCTTCCCCGGATTCGGTGGCGGCGGCGGATTCGGTGGCTCCTCGGGTGGTTCGGGCTCGTCTGGTTCGGGTTCATCGTCATCCGGCTCGTCATCCACGGGTTCGGGATCGACGGGTACGACGACTGGCACCGCGTTGCCCGGAACCATCCAATCCGTGGGGATCGTCGGGACCACCTCCACCGGCAGCACCGCGACCTTCCCGGTGGTGGTCAAGGTGTCGGGAACCGAGTCGGGCATCTACGTCGGCACCAGCGCGTCGGTGGTGGTCACCACCAAGTCCGTCAACAACGTGCTCACCGTCCCGACCACAGCAATCTCGACCAGCAACGGCAAGTCGGTGGTGACGGTCTCCAAGAACGGGTCAACCCAGCAGGTGGCGATCAGCACTGGATCGGTCTACGGCACCCGGACGCAGGTGCTGTCCGGTGTGGCGGCTGGTGAGATGGTCCAGGTCACCTCCCGCGGCCCGGGCGCGTTCGGCGGTGCACGTGCGGGTGGCACGGCGGCACCCGCAGCGGAGGCGCCGTGA
- a CDS encoding ABC transporter permease: MSWAETIRSAFDAIGARRLRSGLTVLGILIGITAVMLTVGLGQGAQQKVADQINALGTNLLVVTPGSTTSSAGVRGAAGSATTLTQSDATMLANATVVPDVAGVAATSSGSFSVVNGSSNTTTTVVGTTPSWLQVRARSVSSGRFIASADVADANPVVVLGSTVVSSLFSGTPDPVGRQVTIDGQTFTVIGVLSSAGTVNNVDQDDTVVIPTTTYAHRLATSSSDGVSNIYLEAASSDHLAAAKQEATNALATAHGVTVSSADFSISSQQSLVDTATSTTKTLTVLLAGIAAISLLVGGIGVMNIMLVSVTERIREIGLRKALGATPRTIRKQFLTEASILGLAGGALGIALGVVGALVLPHFLDQPVALSFEAALLALAVSVVIGVGAGVYPASRAARLAPIEALRSE; encoded by the coding sequence ATGAGTTGGGCGGAAACCATCCGCAGCGCGTTCGACGCCATCGGCGCTCGTCGGCTGCGCTCCGGGCTCACGGTCCTGGGCATCCTGATCGGGATCACGGCGGTGATGCTCACCGTCGGACTCGGCCAAGGCGCCCAACAGAAGGTGGCCGACCAGATCAACGCGCTCGGCACCAACCTGTTGGTGGTCACCCCGGGCAGTACGACGAGTTCGGCCGGCGTGCGCGGAGCCGCCGGATCGGCGACCACCCTGACCCAGTCGGACGCCACGATGCTCGCCAACGCCACGGTTGTGCCCGACGTCGCGGGCGTGGCTGCCACGTCCAGCGGATCCTTCTCCGTCGTCAACGGCAGTAGCAACACCACGACGACGGTGGTGGGTACGACGCCCAGTTGGCTGCAGGTGCGCGCCCGTTCGGTGTCCAGCGGACGGTTCATCGCATCGGCCGACGTCGCAGATGCCAATCCCGTTGTGGTGCTGGGAAGTACGGTCGTCAGCAGTTTGTTCTCCGGCACGCCGGACCCGGTTGGACGGCAGGTCACGATCGATGGGCAGACCTTCACCGTGATCGGTGTGCTCAGCTCTGCCGGCACCGTGAACAACGTCGACCAGGACGACACGGTGGTCATCCCGACAACGACCTACGCCCACCGGTTGGCGACCTCCAGTTCGGACGGCGTGTCCAATATCTACCTGGAGGCGGCCAGCAGCGATCACCTGGCCGCAGCCAAACAGGAAGCAACGAACGCGCTGGCCACGGCCCACGGAGTGACGGTCAGCAGTGCTGACTTCTCCATCAGCAGCCAACAGTCACTGGTCGACACCGCGACGAGCACGACGAAGACCCTGACCGTTCTCTTGGCGGGCATCGCCGCAATCTCACTGTTGGTCGGTGGGATCGGGGTCATGAACATCATGCTCGTGTCGGTCACCGAGCGGATCCGGGAAATTGGTCTGCGCAAAGCCCTCGGCGCCACGCCACGGACGATCCGCAAGCAATTCCTCACGGAGGCAAGCATTCTCGGTCTCGCCGGTGGGGCGCTGGGCATCGCCCTAGGTGTGGTCGGTGCGCTGGTGCTCCCACATTTCCTCGACCAACCGGTCGCGCTGTCCTTCGAGGCGGCGCTGCTAGCCCTCGCGGTGTCCGTCGTCATCGGCGTCGGTGCCGGTGTCTATCCAGCCAGCCGGGCCGCCCGACTGGCACCCATCGAAGCTCTGAGGAGCGAGTAA
- a CDS encoding DUF5666 domain-containing protein, translated as MLRSQQIRRFDKVISLGGAALLAVMVAGCSSGGTSTAAAAGTPTGAAAGGGGQSGGPGGGRGFSPGVSGVIASVSGTTLTATTSQGSTSSVKWSSATKISNRTTGSASDLTTGACVSVQQQFSGSGGARPSGAPTGAPTSGTRPTGSMPSYTVPSSVTATAVTILPATDCTASTASSSPSSTGGSETGRRGFGGMGGLTGKVTSVTGSGFVFQTTGSAAKAVTATTSSSTTYTKQSTASASAIQAGKCVEARGTTTNSVLTASSLTISESVNGECTSQMGGFGGGNGGAPSAS; from the coding sequence ATGTTGCGATCCCAACAGATTCGTCGGTTCGACAAGGTGATCAGCCTCGGCGGTGCCGCCCTTCTGGCGGTGATGGTCGCCGGTTGTTCCTCGGGTGGCACCAGCACCGCAGCCGCCGCGGGTACGCCGACCGGTGCCGCCGCCGGGGGCGGCGGCCAAAGTGGTGGCCCGGGTGGCGGACGCGGCTTCAGCCCCGGCGTCAGCGGCGTGATCGCGTCGGTGAGTGGAACCACCCTGACCGCGACCACCTCGCAGGGCAGCACCAGCTCCGTGAAGTGGAGCAGCGCCACCAAGATCAGCAACCGAACCACCGGCAGCGCAAGCGATCTCACGACGGGCGCCTGTGTATCGGTGCAGCAGCAATTCTCCGGATCGGGGGGCGCGCGGCCTTCGGGTGCACCGACGGGAGCGCCCACCAGCGGCACCCGCCCCACGGGCTCGATGCCGAGCTACACCGTGCCCAGCTCGGTGACGGCGACGGCGGTGACGATCCTGCCGGCGACTGATTGCACCGCCAGTACCGCGAGCAGCTCACCATCGAGCACCGGTGGCTCCGAGACCGGGCGTCGTGGCTTCGGCGGAATGGGCGGTCTGACCGGCAAGGTCACTTCGGTCACCGGGAGCGGTTTCGTTTTCCAGACGACCGGGAGCGCCGCGAAGGCGGTCACCGCGACGACGTCGTCCAGCACGACGTACACCAAGCAGTCGACCGCAAGCGCCTCAGCGATTCAGGCTGGCAAGTGTGTCGAGGCCCGTGGCACGACCACCAATTCAGTGCTCACGGCCTCCAGTCTCACGATCAGTGAGTCGGTGAATGGCGAATGCACCTCGCAGATGGGCGGATTCGGCGGCGGCAACGGGGGAGCGCCCAGTGCTTCGTGA
- a CDS encoding methyltransferase domain-containing protein, with translation MRCGYFDEHRCRSCELMGVPYADQLADLDRHLHEALPSVPVGAWSPPAFGPESHFRNKAKLVVGGRRGAPTLGILDPAGHGVDLRECGLYEPGLHAALPHLADFIAETGLTPYDVPSRTGELKHLLVTHSPDDELMVRFVLRSTGQLAKLERALPELYARLPQTRVVTVNLLPEHRAATEGPEERVLSQDAELPMRLPELTLYLGPQAFFQTNTTVATMLYRQAQQWVSTLRPKVVWDLFCGVGGFGLHVAAASQPAVLRGIEISPAAVAAARHAAAALDLPGTRCVFEAADAEQELRSGATGLLIVNPPRRGIGALAERIEQSAVPHVLYSSCNAASLARDLSAMPSLQPVAARAFAMFPQTRHHEVLVLLRRSG, from the coding sequence ATGCGTTGCGGCTATTTTGACGAGCATCGCTGCCGCAGTTGCGAGCTCATGGGCGTCCCGTACGCCGACCAGCTGGCTGACCTCGATCGTCACCTCCACGAGGCACTCCCCTCCGTGCCCGTCGGAGCCTGGTCGCCGCCGGCCTTCGGTCCGGAGTCGCACTTCCGGAACAAAGCGAAGCTGGTTGTCGGCGGTCGGCGTGGTGCGCCGACCCTCGGCATTCTCGACCCGGCCGGTCATGGCGTGGACCTGCGCGAGTGCGGCCTCTACGAGCCGGGATTGCACGCAGCCCTGCCGCACCTGGCGGACTTCATCGCGGAAACCGGCCTCACGCCGTACGACGTGCCGAGCCGCACCGGAGAACTCAAACACCTGTTGGTGACCCACTCCCCCGACGACGAACTGATGGTCCGCTTCGTGCTGCGCTCGACCGGTCAACTGGCCAAGTTGGAGCGCGCGCTACCCGAGCTGTACGCCCGCCTCCCGCAGACCCGGGTGGTCACAGTCAATCTGCTGCCGGAGCACCGGGCCGCCACGGAAGGGCCTGAAGAACGGGTACTCAGCCAGGACGCGGAGCTGCCGATGCGGTTGCCCGAGCTGACTCTGTATCTCGGCCCGCAAGCCTTCTTCCAGACCAACACCACCGTCGCGACGATGCTCTATCGCCAAGCCCAGCAATGGGTTTCGACGCTGCGGCCGAAGGTGGTGTGGGATCTGTTCTGCGGAGTCGGCGGCTTCGGTCTGCACGTTGCCGCCGCCAGTCAACCGGCCGTGCTGCGCGGGATCGAGATCTCGCCGGCCGCTGTCGCCGCCGCCCGGCATGCCGCCGCCGCGCTCGACCTACCCGGCACGCGCTGCGTCTTCGAAGCGGCCGACGCCGAGCAGGAGTTGCGCTCGGGTGCCACGGGGCTGCTCATCGTCAACCCGCCCCGACGCGGGATCGGCGCACTGGCCGAGCGCATCGAGCAGTCCGCCGTCCCGCATGTCCTGTACTCCAGCTGCAACGCGGCCTCGCTCGCCCGCGATCTGAGCGCGATGCCGTCACTACAGCCGGTCGCGGCCCGCGCCTTCGCGATGTTCCCGCAAACCAGGCACCACGAGGTCCTGGTGTTGCTGCGACGTTCCGGCTAA
- a CDS encoding CapA family protein, translated as MRALLPAAACLSGLLALGACSNDSGKPPAAITSAPAASSAGSSSSTPGSDVATGTTVTVAASGDILIHGPVRRNAAAFAKQQGKTGFDFDPMFAPVKAALSKADVTICQQETPVSANDTNLEHTGLVYNAPKEIAAAEKKAGFDGCSFASNHTWDMQLAGVQQTPVTLERAGLKVAGATPTASGAGEPAIYQVGKVKVAQFAYAYSVINKAGPSPEVPSSAPWLKDASWPAEGVTGILAEAKKAKAAGADIVVISMHWGKEYQEAPTSEQTTYAKALLASPYVDAIYGAHAHVIQPCSTLNGKYVFYGMGNFLSNQGQGQASILTDANADGVIPTVTFTKTANGWSQTATYQPTHVDIAGHHIINLTSPTQNPTAYGRVVKAMSSLGNCQATPVG; from the coding sequence ATGCGCGCTCTGCTACCTGCCGCCGCCTGCTTGAGCGGTCTCCTCGCGCTGGGTGCGTGCTCCAACGACTCCGGCAAGCCGCCGGCCGCGATCACATCGGCCCCTGCCGCCTCGTCGGCCGGGTCATCGTCCAGCACACCCGGCTCCGATGTCGCTACCGGGACAACCGTGACCGTCGCCGCTTCGGGCGACATCCTGATCCACGGTCCGGTCCGCCGCAACGCGGCCGCGTTCGCCAAGCAGCAGGGCAAGACGGGGTTCGACTTCGACCCGATGTTCGCGCCGGTCAAGGCCGCGCTGAGCAAGGCCGACGTGACGATTTGCCAGCAGGAGACCCCCGTCTCGGCCAACGACACGAATCTCGAACACACCGGGCTGGTCTACAACGCGCCGAAGGAGATCGCGGCGGCCGAGAAGAAGGCCGGCTTCGATGGCTGCTCCTTCGCCAGCAATCACACCTGGGACATGCAACTGGCCGGTGTCCAACAGACCCCGGTCACCCTGGAGAGGGCCGGGCTGAAGGTCGCCGGCGCCACTCCCACAGCGAGCGGAGCAGGCGAGCCCGCGATCTATCAGGTGGGCAAGGTGAAGGTCGCCCAGTTCGCCTACGCCTACAGCGTGATCAACAAGGCCGGCCCGAGTCCCGAAGTGCCCTCGAGCGCCCCCTGGTTGAAGGATGCGTCATGGCCGGCAGAAGGTGTCACGGGCATCCTCGCCGAAGCTAAGAAGGCCAAGGCCGCCGGCGCAGACATCGTGGTGATCAGCATGCACTGGGGCAAGGAATACCAGGAGGCCCCCACCAGCGAGCAGACGACGTACGCCAAGGCCTTGCTCGCCTCGCCGTACGTCGATGCGATCTATGGCGCGCACGCGCACGTGATCCAGCCCTGCTCGACGCTGAACGGCAAGTACGTCTTCTACGGGATGGGTAACTTCCTGTCCAACCAAGGCCAGGGGCAGGCCTCGATCCTCACCGACGCCAACGCGGACGGGGTGATCCCGACGGTCACCTTCACCAAGACGGCGAACGGTTGGTCTCAGACCGCCACCTATCAGCCCACGCACGTGGACATCGCCGGGCACCACATCATCAACCTGACCTCGCCGACGCAGAACCCGACGGCGTACGGGCGGGTGGTGAAGGCGATGAGCAGCCTCGGGAACTGCCAGGCCACACCGGTCGGCTAG
- a CDS encoding ABC transporter ATP-binding protein produces the protein MSTPTILALRGVTKTYGTGDLQVHALRGIDLEVPEGDFLAITGPSGSGKSTLMHILGCLDIPSEGTYELAGEDVSQMSESELAQVRNREIGFVFQQFNLLQSQSALRNVELPLVYAGVGRAERQERAVEALRRVGLGDRLDHRPTQLSGGQQQRVSVARALVTDPAMILADEPTGNLDSVATQDVLQLFHELHDQGRTVVVITHEPDVAAQASHAVRIRDGQLFTETSAA, from the coding sequence GTGAGCACGCCGACCATCCTTGCGCTGCGTGGCGTGACGAAGACGTACGGGACCGGTGATCTGCAGGTCCACGCCTTGCGCGGGATCGACCTCGAAGTGCCCGAAGGTGACTTCCTGGCGATCACCGGACCCTCCGGGTCAGGCAAATCCACCCTGATGCACATCCTGGGTTGTCTGGACATCCCGAGCGAAGGCACCTACGAACTGGCTGGCGAAGACGTCTCCCAGATGTCGGAATCCGAACTGGCGCAGGTGCGCAACCGCGAGATCGGCTTCGTCTTCCAGCAGTTCAATCTGTTGCAATCCCAATCCGCTCTGCGCAACGTGGAGCTTCCTTTGGTCTACGCGGGGGTCGGGCGCGCGGAGCGGCAGGAGCGGGCCGTGGAGGCGCTGCGCCGGGTCGGCCTGGGCGACCGCCTCGACCACCGGCCCACCCAGTTGTCTGGTGGCCAGCAGCAACGTGTCTCTGTTGCAAGGGCTTTGGTCACCGATCCGGCAATGATTCTGGCCGACGAACCCACCGGGAACCTGGACTCCGTCGCTACCCAGGATGTGCTGCAACTGTTCCACGAACTGCACGACCAGGGTCGCACCGTGGTCGTCATCACCCACGAACCTGACGTGGCCGCGCAGGCCTCACACGCCGTACGTATCCGGGATGGGCAGTTGTTCACCGAGACGAGCGCCGCATGA
- the rraA gene encoding ribonuclease E activity regulator RraA produces MTSEATADVYDRLGEALDSSSLPWRTYGGRSAFSGPATTVRCFRDNAIVKELLNTPGDGRVLVVDGGGSIESALCGDLIAKAAADNGWAGIVINGAVRDTEVLATLQVGVLALGSNPRRSAKDGAGEVDVPVTFGGATFTPGSTVWADRDGVLVERG; encoded by the coding sequence GTGACTTCCGAGGCGACAGCCGACGTATACGACCGGCTGGGCGAGGCGCTGGATTCCAGCTCTCTGCCGTGGCGCACGTACGGCGGCCGTTCGGCGTTCAGCGGACCGGCAACGACCGTGCGGTGCTTCCGGGACAACGCCATCGTGAAGGAGTTGCTCAACACTCCCGGCGATGGCCGGGTGTTGGTCGTCGACGGTGGCGGTTCGATCGAGAGCGCGCTGTGCGGGGATCTGATCGCCAAAGCTGCGGCGGACAACGGCTGGGCCGGGATCGTGATCAACGGTGCGGTTCGCGACACCGAGGTCCTGGCGACGCTGCAGGTCGGAGTCCTCGCCCTGGGCTCCAACCCGCGTAGGTCGGCCAAGGACGGCGCTGGCGAGGTCGACGTACCGGTCACCTTCGGCGGCGCGACGTTCACACCGGGATCGACGGTATGGGCCGACCGCGACGGCGTCCTGGTCGAGCGCGGCTAG
- a CDS encoding YdeI/OmpD-associated family protein, with product MTSLELTTELVARGPAAAIVLTDEQVAALSSKKVFPVTVTIGDRSFAGRVARMGGENLVGLSKAARAQLQVEVGQRVDVTLRPDEAPRSVEIPPELDAALDQDRTARAAFDALSPSRRKELARSVADAKKPETKARRVETVLAQLVTPSAR from the coding sequence ATGACGTCGTTGGAACTGACTACCGAACTGGTCGCGCGGGGCCCCGCGGCAGCCATCGTGCTCACCGACGAGCAGGTCGCCGCCTTGAGCAGCAAGAAGGTGTTCCCGGTGACGGTCACCATCGGCGATCGATCGTTCGCGGGCCGGGTGGCGCGGATGGGCGGGGAGAACCTCGTCGGGCTCAGCAAGGCGGCCCGGGCTCAGCTACAGGTCGAGGTGGGGCAACGGGTCGACGTGACCCTCCGCCCCGACGAGGCACCCCGCAGCGTGGAGATCCCGCCTGAACTCGACGCCGCGCTCGACCAGGATCGTACGGCGCGTGCGGCCTTTGACGCCCTGTCACCGTCGCGACGCAAGGAGTTGGCACGGTCGGTCGCCGACGCCAAGAAGCCGGAGACGAAGGCGCGGCGGGTGGAAACCGTCCTCGCGCAGTTGGTTACGCCTTCTGCTCGATGA
- a CDS encoding NUDIX hydrolase: MNDASEEPVRTLIPVPAHERPHRTRRTARVLLLDEQNRVLLFTDTDPGMHDSHWWITPGGGIEEGESERVAAIREVSEETGLQLADEQLAGPIMVRHVVHGYTDVVIDQHDTFFFARVPTFEISTAGHTAEERITMVSWSWWSELELRRTAEIVWPIGLLDLLEEVARYEADGDRSAYPIDYGSVEESTVPGVL; this comes from the coding sequence GTGAACGACGCGAGTGAAGAGCCCGTCCGCACCCTCATCCCGGTCCCGGCGCACGAACGCCCGCACCGCACCCGGCGGACTGCCCGCGTCCTGCTGCTGGACGAGCAGAACCGGGTGCTGTTGTTCACCGACACCGACCCTGGGATGCACGACTCGCACTGGTGGATCACTCCCGGCGGCGGGATCGAGGAGGGGGAGTCCGAGCGGGTCGCGGCGATCCGGGAGGTCAGCGAGGAGACTGGGCTGCAGTTGGCCGACGAGCAACTCGCGGGGCCGATCATGGTGCGCCACGTCGTCCACGGCTACACGGATGTGGTCATCGACCAGCACGACACCTTCTTCTTCGCGCGAGTTCCAACCTTCGAGATCTCGACCGCCGGGCACACCGCGGAAGAACGGATCACGATGGTTTCGTGGTCCTGGTGGAGCGAGCTGGAATTGCGGCGCACAGCCGAAATCGTCTGGCCCATAGGCTTACTCGACCTGCTCGAGGAGGTCGCCCGGTACGAGGCGGATGGCGACCGATCGGCGTACCCGATCGATTACGGGTCGGTGGAGGAGTCCACCGTCCCGGGTGTGCTCTAG
- a CDS encoding alpha/beta hydrolase produces the protein MTAPTYQRWRPALQLIRPLAARHRHSLRDVEASQSRLFITRGCPVPGGEPPFTIDIYRPARRPEPLPVLIWWHGGGFVVGDKSAVCCLATGIADATGWVVISADYALSPESAYPTAVLQGHTLLRYVAGNAAALGVDPQRVVLGGDSAGSGLAAQLVGMQTNPRLAGRMGTTPADVTVTGAALYCGPSNMDTLAQTGFPFLKLFLPAYTGRRDWRSLSRLDELSAVRWVTPNWPPTLLTGGDADPMTSQVIELRDTLQRNGVRTITDIHEETGEGLGHEYELRYDTVAGRHVLDLTADFLRGQRGETRSADTESASPVSTSP, from the coding sequence GTGACAGCACCGACCTATCAGCGCTGGCGTCCGGCGCTACAACTCATCCGCCCGTTGGCCGCTCGACACCGGCACAGCCTGCGCGACGTCGAAGCCAGCCAGTCCCGACTGTTCATCACCCGCGGTTGCCCCGTCCCTGGTGGCGAGCCGCCGTTCACGATCGACATCTACCGCCCGGCGCGGCGCCCCGAACCACTGCCGGTGCTGATCTGGTGGCACGGCGGCGGATTCGTGGTCGGTGACAAGAGCGCTGTGTGCTGTCTGGCCACCGGTATCGCCGATGCGACGGGGTGGGTGGTGATCTCGGCGGATTACGCGCTGAGTCCGGAGTCGGCGTACCCGACCGCTGTCCTGCAGGGGCACACGCTCCTGAGGTACGTCGCAGGGAACGCCGCCGCCCTCGGAGTCGACCCGCAGCGGGTCGTCCTGGGCGGCGACTCCGCGGGCAGCGGACTGGCGGCGCAACTGGTGGGGATGCAGACCAACCCGCGGTTGGCCGGGCGGATGGGCACGACACCAGCCGACGTCACGGTGACCGGGGCGGCGTTGTACTGCGGGCCCTCGAACATGGACACCCTGGCGCAGACCGGCTTCCCCTTCCTGAAACTCTTCCTTCCCGCCTACACCGGGCGCCGAGATTGGCGGTCCCTCAGTCGTCTCGACGAGTTGTCCGCAGTGCGTTGGGTGACACCGAACTGGCCGCCGACCCTGCTCACCGGCGGTGACGCCGACCCCATGACGTCCCAGGTCATCGAGTTGCGGGACACTTTGCAGCGCAACGGAGTTCGCACGATCACGGATATCCATGAGGAAACCGGCGAGGGACTTGGGCACGAGTACGAATTGCGTTACGACACCGTCGCCGGTCGCCACGTGCTCGATCTGACGGCCGACTTCCTGCGCGGTCAACGAGGGGAGACCCGCAGCGCGGACACCGAGTCCGCGTCCCCGGTCAGCACCAGCCCCTGA